A region from the Altererythrobacter sp. H2 genome encodes:
- the trpE gene encoding anthranilate synthase component I codes for MPGPAPENAESAAQALARGEPALVWRKVIADTETPVGAARKLIEPGRGDFLLESVEGGEVRGRYSLLGLDPDLLFRAQGNTAEIFRHWQTDRSGSEAVPGNSLDALRALAAACRIDVPDALPPALACLVGYFGYETIGLVEDLPRAPASPVGLPDMVFVRPTLILVFDRLTDALYLVAPIWPEGGDPARRVADAGERIDAALARLAQAPPPEPRASALPDMALEPTISQDRYFDMVARAKDYIAAGDVFQVVLAQRFTCPFPLPPFELYRALRRVNPSPFLYFLDLPGFAVVGSSPEILVRVRDGEVTIRPIAGTRPRGATREEDDANEASLLADPKERAEHLMLLDLGRNDVGRVAARGTVTVTDSYTIERYSHVMHIVSNVVGRLDPAHDALDALFAGFPAGTVSGAPKIRACEIIAELEPEARGAYAGGVGYFAPDGSVDSCIVLRTGVVKDGVLHVQAGAGIVADSVPDYEHRECQAKAGALLAAAREAARIAQEPGFGQ; via the coding sequence CTGCCCGGCCCCGCGCCCGAGAATGCCGAATCCGCTGCCCAGGCGCTCGCCCGGGGCGAGCCGGCGCTCGTCTGGCGCAAGGTCATCGCCGATACCGAAACACCGGTAGGCGCCGCCCGCAAACTGATCGAACCGGGCCGGGGCGACTTCCTGCTGGAATCGGTCGAAGGCGGCGAAGTACGCGGGCGCTACAGCCTGCTCGGTCTGGACCCCGACCTGCTGTTCCGCGCACAGGGCAACACCGCCGAGATATTCCGCCACTGGCAGACCGACCGGTCCGGCAGCGAAGCGGTGCCCGGCAACAGCCTTGATGCGCTGAGGGCGTTGGCCGCCGCCTGCCGGATCGACGTGCCCGATGCCTTGCCGCCCGCGCTCGCCTGCCTGGTCGGGTACTTCGGGTACGAAACAATCGGCCTGGTCGAAGACCTGCCGCGCGCGCCCGCCAGCCCGGTCGGCCTGCCTGACATGGTGTTCGTCCGCCCCACCCTGATTCTGGTGTTCGACCGGCTGACTGACGCGCTCTACCTGGTCGCTCCCATCTGGCCCGAAGGCGGCGATCCGGCCCGCCGGGTAGCCGATGCCGGGGAGCGGATTGATGCGGCGCTGGCGCGGCTCGCGCAAGCACCCCCGCCTGAGCCACGCGCTTCCGCCCTGCCCGACATGGCGCTTGAACCGACCATCTCGCAAGACCGGTACTTCGACATGGTCGCGCGGGCGAAAGATTACATCGCGGCGGGCGACGTCTTCCAGGTGGTGCTCGCCCAGCGCTTCACCTGCCCCTTCCCGCTGCCGCCGTTCGAGCTGTATCGTGCGCTGCGGCGGGTCAATCCCTCGCCTTTCCTCTACTTCCTTGACCTGCCTGGCTTTGCCGTGGTCGGATCGAGCCCGGAAATCCTGGTCCGTGTTCGCGATGGCGAGGTGACCATCCGCCCGATTGCCGGAACGCGCCCGCGCGGCGCCACGCGCGAGGAAGACGACGCCAATGAGGCGAGCCTGCTCGCTGACCCGAAGGAACGGGCCGAGCACCTGATGCTGCTGGATCTGGGGCGCAATGATGTCGGCCGGGTGGCGGCCAGAGGGACAGTCACGGTCACCGACAGCTACACCATCGAACGCTATAGCCACGTGATGCATATCGTCAGCAACGTGGTCGGACGGCTCGATCCTGCGCATGATGCGCTCGACGCGCTGTTTGCCGGGTTCCCGGCCGGCACAGTCAGCGGTGCGCCCAAGATCCGCGCCTGCGAGATTATCGCTGAACTGGAGCCGGAGGCGCGTGGCGCCTATGCTGGCGGGGTCGGCTATTTTGCACCTGATGGCTCGGTTGACAGCTGCATCGTGCTGCGCACCGGCGTGGTCAAGGACGGGGTACTCCACGTTCAGGCCGGAGCCGGGATCGTCGCTGACAGCGTGCCCGACTACGAGCACCGTGAATGCCAGGCCAAGGCGGGGGCGCTGCTGGCCGCCGCACGCGAAGCGGCGCGGATCGCGCAGGAACCGGGGTTCGGGCAATGA
- a CDS encoding phosphodiester glycosidase family protein produces the protein MRWLLCTALLALAACGQESAGEPVMRTEIGSGEADQAEALPEPAPTVASACRTIVFEEVSFTHCVADPKQHRIATDLGPDDGAPYRSLANLAAGRPAEAAPVAFAVNGGMFDEEGKPIGYYVEAGKRLKELNRNDGSGNFHLKPNGVFFGTGSRWQVRTAEDFYTNVGDRPEFGTQSGPMLVIGGNIHPEITENGPSRTIRNAVGVDAAGRAHFVQSAGAVSFGVLARLFRDELKTPNALYLDGSVSSLWDPASDRLDTRAPLGPLIVVETR, from the coding sequence ATGAGGTGGCTGCTGTGCACCGCGCTGCTCGCGCTCGCCGCCTGCGGCCAGGAATCGGCCGGCGAGCCGGTCATGCGGACCGAAATCGGCAGCGGCGAGGCGGATCAGGCGGAGGCATTGCCCGAACCCGCGCCCACGGTTGCTTCGGCCTGCCGCACCATCGTGTTCGAGGAGGTGAGCTTCACGCACTGTGTGGCCGATCCGAAGCAGCACCGGATCGCCACCGACCTCGGCCCGGATGACGGCGCGCCCTATCGCAGCCTCGCCAACCTCGCCGCGGGCCGCCCGGCCGAAGCCGCGCCGGTCGCCTTCGCGGTCAACGGCGGCATGTTCGATGAGGAGGGCAAGCCGATCGGCTACTATGTCGAAGCGGGCAAGCGGCTCAAGGAACTGAACCGCAACGATGGCAGCGGCAATTTCCATCTCAAGCCCAACGGGGTGTTCTTCGGCACCGGCTCCAGATGGCAGGTCCGCACTGCGGAGGATTTCTACACCAACGTGGGCGACCGGCCGGAATTCGGCACGCAGAGCGGGCCGATGCTGGTGATCGGCGGGAATATCCACCCGGAAATCACCGAGAACGGCCCCTCGCGCACGATCCGCAACGCGGTCGGCGTGGACGCGGCGGGCCGCGCGCATTTCGTGCAGTCGGCAGGCGCGGTCAGCTTCGGCGTGCTGGCGCGCCTGTTCCGGGATGAGCTGAAGACGCCCAACGCGCTCTATCTCGATGGTTCGGTCAGCTCGCTGTGGGATCCGGCCAGCGACCGGCTTGATACCCGTGCCCCGCTCGGCCCGCTGATCGTCGTGGAAACCCGATAA
- the pip gene encoding prolyl aminopeptidase, with the protein MPLTYARTLYPEIEPYESGMLDVGEGHSLYYERVGTPGAKPAVFLHGGPGGGMAPSHRRQWDPARYDVLLFDQRGCGKSLPFAEIEHNDTWRIVADIERLRQMCGHEKWQVFGGSWGATLALAYAQTHPDRVTELILRGVFLAREQEKNWLYRYGASEIMAEQWASFSGHIPEAERGDLVRAYHDRLTSEDEATRLAAAKEWSLWEGSVATLLPNPDLLADFAEPAKALPFARICARYFLNDFYLEEAQLLRDAHKLKGIPGIIVQGRHDICCPPTSAWALKQAWPEVDLRIVHDGGHAASEPGIVDGLVRATDEFAA; encoded by the coding sequence ATGCCCCTCACCTACGCCCGTACCCTCTACCCCGAGATCGAGCCCTACGAGAGCGGGATGCTCGACGTTGGCGAAGGCCACTCGCTCTATTACGAGCGGGTTGGCACCCCCGGCGCAAAACCGGCGGTGTTCCTCCACGGCGGCCCTGGCGGCGGCATGGCGCCCTCGCACCGCCGCCAGTGGGACCCGGCCCGCTATGACGTGCTGCTGTTCGACCAGCGCGGCTGCGGCAAGTCGCTCCCCTTCGCCGAAATCGAGCACAACGATACCTGGCGGATCGTGGCGGATATCGAGCGGCTGCGCCAGATGTGCGGGCACGAGAAATGGCAGGTGTTCGGCGGCAGCTGGGGCGCGACGCTCGCCCTTGCCTATGCCCAGACACACCCCGATCGGGTGACGGAGCTGATCCTGCGCGGCGTGTTCCTCGCCCGCGAGCAGGAGAAGAACTGGCTCTACCGCTACGGCGCAAGCGAGATCATGGCCGAGCAGTGGGCCAGTTTCAGCGGCCATATCCCCGAGGCCGAGCGCGGCGACCTGGTGCGTGCCTATCATGACCGCCTGACCAGTGAGGACGAGGCCACCCGCCTCGCGGCGGCGAAGGAATGGTCGCTGTGGGAAGGCTCGGTCGCCACCCTGCTGCCCAATCCGGACCTGCTGGCCGACTTCGCCGAGCCGGCCAAGGCGCTTCCCTTCGCCCGCATCTGCGCCCGCTATTTCCTCAACGATTTCTACCTTGAGGAAGCGCAGCTGCTGCGTGATGCGCACAAGCTGAAGGGCATTCCCGGAATTATCGTGCAGGGACGTCACGACATTTGCTGCCCGCCAACCTCCGCCTGGGCGCTCAAGCAGGCCTGGCCTGAAGTCGACCTGCGGATCGTCCACGACGGCGGCCACGCCGCGAGCGAGCCGGGGATCGTCGACGGCCTGGTGCGGGCGACGGATGAGTTTGCGGCATGA
- a CDS encoding anthranilate synthase component II, producing MILVIDNYDSFTFNLVHYLMELGAEVRVERNDAISAGQAVSGGAKGCLISPGPCTPNEAGISLDLVAACAGARLPLLGVCLGHQSIGQYFGGKVVRGGLMHGKTSPVTHDGTGLFAGLPSPFTATRYHSLIVEDIPDCLVVNARSDDGHVQGFRHVELPIHGVQFHPESIATEHGHALLANFLRLCGIVPEPIR from the coding sequence ATGATCCTCGTCATCGACAATTACGACAGCTTCACCTTCAACCTGGTCCATTACCTGATGGAACTGGGGGCCGAGGTGCGGGTGGAGCGCAATGATGCGATCAGCGCCGGGCAGGCGGTATCGGGCGGGGCAAAAGGCTGCCTCATATCCCCCGGCCCGTGCACGCCTAACGAGGCGGGGATCAGCCTTGATCTCGTCGCCGCCTGCGCCGGCGCGCGCCTGCCGCTGCTCGGCGTGTGCCTGGGCCACCAGTCGATCGGGCAGTATTTCGGCGGCAAGGTGGTGCGCGGCGGGTTGATGCACGGCAAGACCAGCCCGGTGACGCACGATGGCACCGGCTTGTTCGCCGGGCTCCCCAGCCCCTTCACCGCCACCCGCTACCATTCGCTGATCGTCGAGGACATCCCGGATTGCCTTGTGGTCAACGCGCGCTCCGACGATGGCCACGTGCAGGGTTTCCGCCACGTCGAGTTGCCGATCCACGGAGTCCAGTTCCACCCCGAATCCATCGCCACCGAGCATGGCCACGCCCTGCTCGCCAACTTCCTGCGCCTGTGCGGGATCGTACCGGAGCCAATCCGATGA
- the trpD gene encoding anthranilate phosphoribosyltransferase encodes MKSLPGADAHLNETEAEEVFGWILDGETSEDEIARFLIDLSDRSETAEEIAGAARALRARLIPIAAPANAVDCCGTGGDGHHTLNVSTAVSLVVAAAGVPVAKHGNRAASSKAGAADTLEALGLDMEAAGRTAEKTLAEIGICFLFAKNHHPAMGRIQPIRQRLARRTIFNLMGPLSNPAGVQRQLIGIARPAYVPIYAEAKARLGTIRTFIASGDEGLDELSLAGGNELADVRGRNFEMRRVDCTMAGLPHSPVEAIRGGDPAHNAKALKALLDGVPGPYRDAVLFNAAATLLVAGAATSWTDGAARAAESLDSGAAANLLTRWIEIAR; translated from the coding sequence ATGAAATCGCTGCCCGGCGCCGATGCCCACCTCAATGAAACCGAAGCCGAGGAAGTATTCGGCTGGATCCTCGACGGCGAAACCAGCGAGGACGAGATCGCCCGCTTTCTGATCGACCTTTCCGACCGGAGCGAGACGGCGGAGGAAATCGCCGGAGCCGCCCGCGCCTTGCGTGCCCGCCTGATCCCGATCGCCGCGCCCGCCAATGCGGTCGACTGCTGCGGCACCGGCGGCGATGGGCACCATACGCTCAATGTCTCGACCGCCGTCAGCCTGGTGGTGGCGGCCGCGGGCGTGCCGGTGGCGAAGCACGGCAACCGCGCCGCCAGCAGCAAGGCAGGCGCCGCCGACACCCTTGAAGCACTCGGTCTCGACATGGAAGCAGCCGGCCGCACTGCCGAGAAGACTCTTGCCGAAATCGGCATCTGCTTCCTGTTCGCCAAGAACCACCATCCGGCGATGGGCCGGATTCAGCCCATCCGCCAGCGGCTGGCGCGCCGCACGATCTTCAACCTGATGGGGCCGCTGTCCAACCCGGCCGGGGTCCAGCGCCAGCTGATCGGCATTGCCCGCCCCGCCTATGTGCCGATTTATGCCGAGGCCAAGGCAAGGCTGGGCACGATCCGTACCTTTATCGCTTCGGGCGACGAGGGGCTCGACGAGTTGAGCCTGGCCGGCGGCAACGAACTGGCCGACGTGCGCGGGCGCAATTTCGAGATGCGGCGGGTCGATTGCACCATGGCTGGCCTGCCCCATTCCCCGGTCGAGGCGATCCGGGGCGGCGATCCGGCGCACAATGCCAAGGCGCTCAAGGCCCTGCTCGATGGTGTTCCCGGACCCTACCGCGATGCAGTGCTGTTCAACGCGGCCGCCACCCTGCTGGTGGCCGGCGCTGCGACCAGCTGGACCGACGGCGCCGCCCGGGCCGCCGAATCGCTCGACAGCGGTGCCGCAGCCAACCTGCTCACCCGCTGGATCGAGATTGCCCGATGA
- the trpC gene encoding indole-3-glycerol phosphate synthase TrpC, producing the protein MNKLEEICATKQTEVAQRRAEQSVTALDHLAAGQTPPRGFEAALRAKAADGFALIAEIKKASPSKGLIRADFDPADHARAYQAGGAACLSVLTDAPYFQGHEDYLVAARTACNLPVLRKDFMVHPWQVAEARAIGADAILIIVAALEDSAMAEIEAAAMERGMDVLVEVHDEAEMERAHALKSRLIGVNNRNLKTFTTDLATTERLAPLAPPGTLLVGESGINSHADCERLARSGVRTFLVGESLMRQADVEGATRALLTGRA; encoded by the coding sequence ATGAACAAGCTTGAGGAAATCTGCGCGACCAAGCAGACCGAAGTGGCCCAGCGCCGGGCCGAGCAGTCGGTAACGGCGCTCGACCATCTTGCAGCCGGGCAAACGCCGCCGCGCGGCTTCGAGGCTGCCCTGCGCGCCAAAGCGGCTGATGGTTTTGCCCTGATCGCAGAAATCAAGAAAGCTTCGCCGTCCAAGGGGCTGATCCGGGCTGATTTCGATCCCGCTGATCATGCACGTGCCTATCAGGCCGGCGGCGCTGCGTGCCTGTCCGTGCTGACCGATGCGCCCTATTTCCAGGGGCACGAGGACTATCTGGTCGCTGCCCGCACCGCCTGTAACCTGCCGGTCCTGCGCAAGGACTTCATGGTCCATCCGTGGCAGGTGGCCGAAGCGCGGGCGATCGGTGCCGATGCGATCCTGATCATCGTCGCCGCGCTGGAAGACAGCGCGATGGCGGAAATCGAGGCGGCTGCGATGGAGCGCGGGATGGATGTGCTGGTCGAAGTGCATGACGAAGCCGAGATGGAGCGCGCCCATGCGCTGAAGTCCCGGCTGATCGGAGTAAACAACCGCAATCTCAAGACTTTCACCACCGATCTTGCCACCACCGAAAGGCTTGCCCCGCTCGCCCCTCCCGGCACTCTGCTGGTCGGTGAAAGCGGGATCAACAGCCATGCCGATTGCGAGCGATTGGCCCGCAGCGGCGTCCGGACTTTCCTCGTCGGGGAAAGCCTGATGCGGCAGGCCGATGTAGAGGGCGCGACGCGGGCACTTTTGACAGGACGAGCCTGA
- the moaC gene encoding cyclic pyranopterin monophosphate synthase MoaC — translation MSRLTHLNESGAAHMVDVGGKAETQRMARAGGVIRMSEGALAAIRAGDAPKGDVLGTARIAGIMAAKKTAELIPLCHPLALTSVEVTFDYIDGGVAVTATASLTGKTGVEMEAMTAASVALLTVYDMAKALDKGMVIESVRLLAKSGGKSGDWVAE, via the coding sequence ATGAGCCGTTTGACCCATCTCAACGAGTCGGGCGCAGCGCACATGGTCGATGTCGGCGGCAAGGCCGAAACGCAGCGCATGGCCCGGGCCGGGGGCGTGATCCGCATGAGCGAGGGGGCGCTGGCGGCGATCCGGGCTGGCGACGCGCCCAAGGGCGATGTGCTCGGCACCGCACGGATCGCCGGGATCATGGCCGCCAAGAAGACGGCCGAACTGATCCCGTTGTGCCATCCGCTGGCGCTGACCTCTGTGGAAGTCACGTTCGACTACATCGATGGCGGGGTCGCGGTCACGGCCACAGCCTCGCTCACCGGCAAGACCGGCGTGGAAATGGAAGCAATGACAGCCGCTTCGGTGGCGCTGCTCACAGTCTATGACATGGCCAAGGCGCTCGACAAGGGCATGGTGATCGAGTCGGTGCGGCTGCTTGCCAAGAGCGGCGGCAAGTCGGGTGACTGGGTGGCGGAATGA